The genomic stretch CTGACCCCATATAGGTATTGAAAAATCAGACAGAATAGTTAATTTGCAAATCATCCAAACAGTCTCGCACTCACTCGCAGACTAATCCTGGACCATCTGTGCCATTGGGTAGTCAGTGGAGTCTCAGTCTGCCTGAGTACTGGAATTTGGACTGATATGATGTAGGTGATCTTGCTATGTGACCAGTTTTAAGCTGGTCATCTGAGTGAAGCATAAGTGTGTGGAAAAGTCTGATGCTATTGGGTAAGATTTGGGAGCTAGAAACAGAACTGGAACAAGACTGTTCAAATATTGTGGATAATTTTATTTGTCTGTTATCTCTATGTGTAGTGCTTACAAATCCATTTGTCCAGCGATTTTACATTACCACTTAGAAGAAGGAGTCAAAAGGAGTATGGAGGCAGTCTCTGTCATTCCAGAAAACTAGTCAGGGGAACCCCCCGGACGGGGAGCACAGgaagggtacacacacacatacacgcagtCATAGGCTAAGGTTAATTTGGAAACAGCAGGTTGCCTGGCTGGATATCTGTGGACAGCACAGTATCCATGGGGAGTCCACAGGACCCAGGAAGGGGACAGAACATCAGGGCTGTCTACTATATATATTTCATGAATCTAGAAAACATGTAATGAGGACAGAATCAGCTCTATAGTTCTGGGGGAATTTTACCAGTGTAACCCGATATAGCAATAATTGATAGTTTATGGGATGTATCAATGTGATTTTGCGTACGTTGTTTCTCAGTCCGGTTCAGGATAAACAGATGAAAGCTGTGTAAGTTTCTCATGGTTTAATAAGTGTAACATCTAGGTCTGTGCTGTGCCAGTCATCTTGCCCTTTTTTAAGCCTGACTGTCTTTGTTTATCCTTcatttaatgtgtttttcttgAAACTTTAACAAAAGGAGTAGCAAACATGgcttttctctctttctctgtctccaGCCCCTGAAGAAGATGGCAGACCGCATCAGAAAGTACCAGATTCTGAACAACGAGATTTTTGCCATCCTCAACAAGTACATGAAGGCTGTTGAGACGGACAGTTCGACAGTGGAGCATGTCCGCTGCTTCCAGCCCCCTATACACCAATCCCTGGCTACCACCTGTtaagccccacccccttcccAGTCCCGAGCTTCCCCGCCCATCACCTACACTGTACCTACACTGGATCAGAACATTCTGTCTGCCCAGTTTCAGAGGTTTTGGCGCCTTTCTGTTTTGGAGGGGTTGATGCAGGCTTGCATCCCTGTCCTTAAGTGAGAAGTCCAGTCTTGTGTTCTTCAGGGAATGGGGGAATGGTCCGTTTTGTGACCATGCAAAAAATGCGTAAAAATGGTTTACACCTTTGCATATAAAACCAAACATGAGCTGAAAAACCCCATGAGCTGATTAATGGAATtttcaaaaaaaacaaaaaaaaacagattagaTTATATAAGAGTAAGACagctaattttaaaatatatggatTGATTTGGTTGCTTAATATATTTTTTGGTAATGTTGCAGACACTGGATTACATTTGTCCTTCTGTGTTGGCTTgtttaaaatgactttttttgtaaatatgaaAAGTGTTTTCTTTATGGTTTTACAGAACATATGTGGGACATTAAGAAAGGAAACTTCTCCCAGTGTGAGGTGCTGTCACCACCCCGAACCAGTGTTCTCTCTTTCATTTAGACCCTTTTGTGCAAAGAAACTTTCAGCTCAACAGAATGTTGTACTTGAATAATTCAGATGATGTCCTTTATCAGAGACCTGAAATAACATTTGAGGTTATAAAACTAAAGATTATATACAAAAATTATATATTGAATTATTTACGTTATCCAGTGATTATAtaaggatccccccccccactcctctcTCGCCACTCCAGCTGTTACACCCCCTGATTTCTCTCTCTGACCAGCCTCCCCCCTCGCTTTAAACTTCAAGTTCTACTTGTTTTTGTTCTTCCACCAATAGAAGCAACATGCATTTTCTTTGGAATGACACAACTGGGacataaatgtaatattttatttaatgaaagCAACTGGTACATATATAATAAATCCAGTAATCAATATGTATGCTTACAGAAAAGAAAATAgatgttatttatatttactgtatttacAATAGAGATTTcttttataaaaaatacattaaatctGATTTAAAATATCTAAATATGAAATGATAGAAAGGAATAACTGAAATTCTATTTTCGGTCTGCCGCTTTAAATTATTCcacttttttggatttcttGTGATTGTAATTGTTGTTGTAAATTTCACAGGAATATTCCCAAGAGCTGAGGCATCAAAGTATTTCTTTCTCAATATAGTTTATTTACTGTACGTCCACTGTGGCCTATTTTCTGATTTGTGCAAGAACTGTCATCCTTTTCTAGACAAGCCCTTAACTTTGCTCGTAAACagtttttatatgtttttacaGTGACAAAATATTGTCAATGTTAAGCCTCTCATTTCCGAGAGAGTTTCCCGACAGATAAAAATGTAACTCGCATATCAGTAATAAAATACACAGAAATATCTGGTGTTAGCAGCTGAGCACATTAGATATAACTTAATTAAACTAAAGAGTGATTAGTGCTACCATTCTGTCCATTTCACAGAGTATTATGCAGATAActtgttttacttttttttttttattaaaaggtATATCAGTATTAagcatttattgtttattttggcGGTGTTACCAAAACACAtggatatttttaatataatgttCCAAAGAAACTATGCTTCAACAAGCTGACAGGAATTGAAATTAAATGCATGGCAGCTGTtgtgaaattattattttttcctccTAATTTTACCTATTTTGTTAGTGGTCATTAGAAATATGTACTGTTTTTACAGTGATTTttccaaagttttttttttcatcattccttagattatttattaaaatgagtaTACTTCTGTTCCTAAAAAGCGCTATTGTTACTTAAAGAAGCAGAAAGtgatacaaataaaaatatataataataactttGAAGAACTTAGCATGACAGGTGCAATCTGTTGTTGTCCTGACACTGTTTGTGACATATGGTTTTGTTCATGATATTGTACACAAGTCATAATGTTCTGGAGTTGAAAAAATAACAACTGATCCAGTGAGGGAGTTTaaatattgtattttaaataaaaaataataattacgaCTTTTTGAgggttatttttaattactatTTCAAATACCCTTGGTATCTTCAGAACTTAACTCATTACATCAGAGGAAATCCAGGGCCCTGGCGTTCTGTCTTACCTTCTGTTTTCAATAACTCTTTGTACCCCAGCACAGGGTCACCCGGAGGTTATTCAGACACAAATTCAACTGATCTAATGTATTTTGATTGTGGAAGCAAACCCGCGCAACATAAGGAGACCATACTAACTACACACGTATTGAtcaaagaaaacacacacacacacccgaaAGTGTAAGCCACAGTGTCAACAATTCATACAGGTGATTTTTCGAGAGTTAAACAACgcgctatttaaaaaaataattaattattcgGGAGTGAATCGTAAATATTTTGGATTTTAAACGGAGTACTATGACTTCAGATTTTCAAATGTTGCCCTTTTACGTTCTTCTTGCTGATTGGTGGATCGAGTTACGAAGCCTTTCAAACGAAGGCGTCAATTCCCGAAATGCATGCCGCTCATTGGTCCGTGTTTTGATTGGTCTGTCGGAAGTTTCACTCATTGGTTATGACGTTAGTTTAAAATTTGCAGCGGGGCCATATTCTTCTGGATGTTGGTCGTTTAATATCTTCTTTAGCATTAACCAGCGGGCTAGCGAGCCTTTGGACGTTGTCACTCAGGACGTAAAAGCTTCTCCTAAATTACAATGTCTTTTTCGAGAGCTCCAATAAAGAGATTTAATGAGCACATCGGTAAGTGTCACTCGCTGCTCATTTCAGCTTTATTTTAAGGTAAATACGTGTTCGCAATGCCGCAGCGACGCGGCCGTCGGTGCTGACCGGCTTACGGTCGGCCGTGGACGCTGCTATCGAGCTGTCACTTTTGCAGGATGCGCCCCGCCGCCGGGATCCTACGAGGTGAAAACCGGCGAAGTGAAGGGCGCCGTCTCCTTCCGCAAAGCGGAGCGCTTCAGGGCGGCCAAGGGTGCGTTGATACGCCGCCCGGCACCGCGAGATGGGTTGGTCCTGGAAATGGGGCACACCTACTGTCATTCTGTATTTGTAcatattcaaatgtattttgtatataaaaaatgttttattttcagctgCCGACCTGGGGTCTCCAGCAAAAGACGTCTTGATGTCTCCCATGAGGCGGACCATGTCCGCTGACGGGCTGGTTAGTGTTCAGTTTGTACGTTAGTGCGGCTCCTTTGAGATTTTAATAGTGGAAAGGGGGATTGAATTTAATGGCGCTCATTTGTGTTGCCTTCCAGGCTGAAGGACTCAACCAAAGGAAGGAGAAGAGCAATGTGTCGGCACATATTAGACAGCAGAAGTTATTGGAGAGAGAGGTGCTTTGTTATACCATATCTGTACCTAAGTGCTAACTGTGGATAGTTATAATAACTTTTGGTTATTTTCAGTGCTTGGATTAGCATTTCAATTGGTGAAagagttccccccccccccccacacacaaaagCGAATATGAATAACTGGTGGTGTTGATGAATACTCATGCGAGTACCCTTTAATGACGGAACCGCTGTGCTGTAGATCCGCTTCTTGGTCCAGCAGCGTGGGGAGCAGGACCGTGTGCTGCAAACCCTGGAGGAGGAGACAAGGAAGATGGAGGCTAAGTTACTGGCTGCTGTGAGGGAAAAAACTGGCCTCTCTTCCAATGTGGCATCTCTGGAGAGACAGATGGGAGAGCTCAAGAAAGCCAATGAGTTCTTAAAGGCCAAGGTACCTGCACTGCCCCTCGGACTCATCTGAAATActtctgtcattgatgttgctggaTTGTTTGAGCTTAATCACAGTTAAAGATCCTTTCTTTAGTCATTTTCATCTGTGGTTTCATCAGATCGGTTTTAATGGGGTGCCCTTTCCTCAAAAGGTTTCTGCAGATACTGCCAAAAAGAGGATTAACTCTCTGTCCCTGGAGTTAATTGAAGCAAAAAATAAGTTGGATGTGAAAGACAAGGTAAGGGTGTGAACCTGGTTCCGTCTAGGTGAAGATGGTGATTAGATCATTCTGCATAACTCTACACAGTTCTTGAATTTAAATGACTGCTTTTGATTTTAAATAACCTGCTTTTAATGGGTTTTAATACATGAGTATACTCCAGACAAGCCAACTTCACTTTTCATCTGGCTGCAGGAGCTGAGCTACCTGCAGATCAGCTTAGAAGGTCAGGTGAAGCTGCTGGAGAAGGAGCTTGAGACCTCGCGTGTGACTCTGGCGGCTGTGAAGGACAGGGACGGGGACCTGGGTGAGTGAAACCGCTGTGTTACAGGAGCGTCACATACAATTTGAGGAGGGGGCTTCCATTTGAGAGCTGTGGAAATGTTGATGCTTTAATTCAAAGCGACATgcagttgagaaagcagggccgGCCAGCCAGCCCCAACAGCCATTGGAAGGTGCCCGGctatgacatcactctgccaaacGCAGGATTTGAAGCAGCAACactccgatcacaggcacagcaccctAACCTGTGGAGCCATACACGGCCCCCtgtttaatagttttttttttttctcccacccAAGACCAGCTCTACCAAGACCATAAAGCTCAGAACGAGGAACTGACCACTGAGAATGATAAGCTGAATGGTAAGATGTTACACTTGCATTTAACACACatttgtccaaagcgatgttTAGTTGAAACCAAGCAGCCCTGGATCAGTCAGGATTAAGGCCCTTTCTCAAAATTATATGATTATTCTGCTGGTTGCAGGATTTGAAGTTACATCCTTCTGGATGTAAGACCATATCCCACATTGTCCTGTTCTGGTTTTCTCTTCATGAATAACTTGTCAATTTACAGTCATACTCCTGCTCTTTTAAGCTGTTATCCACGAGCTGAGGAATGACATCGAAGTGCTGCAGGGGTACCTGGATACGGCCAACGAGGAGATCCAGGTACCATTAACTTAGATGAACTTGTTTAGACCTGTAAGCCTTCAAGTGTGCCTGAGCTGGTTTCTTGTATATCTTTAGTGTCTGCGTTTGAAGCTTCAAGAGAGCTCATCTGAGGTGGACAGTAAAATGTCTGAGTCTATGGTAAAATTAAGGTAAGGGTCTTGCTGCACGTCTAGGGTCCTATTTAGCATCCAGTGCAAAGCGACACCAGGTGTGATGCATACATCTCTGCCATGCGAGCCCGGCGCTGTCGTCACGCATCTCTGCCATGCGAGCCCGGCGCTGTCGTCACGCATCTCTGCCATGCGAGCCCGGCGCTGTCGTCACGCATCTCTGCCATGCGAGCCCGGCGCTGTCGTCACGCATCTCTGCCATGCGAGCCCGGCGCTGTCGTCACGCATCTCTGCCATGCGAGCCCGGCGCTGTCGTCACGCATCTCTGCCATGCGAGCCCGGCGCTGTCGTCACGCATCTCTGCCATGCGAGCCCGGCGCTGTCGTCACGCATCTCTGCCATGCGAGCCCGGCGCTGTCGTCACGCATCTCTGCCATGCGAGCCCGGCGCTGTCGTCACGCATCTCTGCCATGCGAGCCCGGCGCTGTCGTCACGCATCTCTGCCATGCGAGCCCGGCGCTGTCGTCACGCATCTCTGCCATGCGAGCCCGGCGCTGTCGTCACGCATCTCTGCCATGCGCCCACGTGGCAGTGGTATCTTAATGggtagggaagcacacttgtaattgaaagattgcaggtttgaatccccgaccagcaaggcaccactgaggtaccctgagcagggtaccacccccaagcactgctccccgggcgctgaattagctgccccctgctatgtcacatatgggttcactgcagaggacacatttcgttgttgtgtgctgtggtgtgtcaacaatgacagcTAATCACTTTCCCTAAATAGTAAATGCACAGGGGCCAGTCAGCATGTTCAATCCTAAAATGAGGAGTCAGGTGCATCGTCGGCGCATTATTTTGGGGCAGCCATAAGCAACTGTGCAGTTGACCAAGAAAAGCCTGGTCTTCCCACCTGCAaaggaaaaatacatttagCATGACTGTAGTTTGACAGCAATTTGGTGCATTTGTCACAAAAGGCAAGTGGTTCCCATTGTGGTCACTCACAATGACAAACTGCTAAATACTTGCGTCCTCCAGCGTTTTACATGCTGTCTCTGCTAGCTTTCAAAATGGTAACATTCTTCTGGAAGTTCCAGCATAGGCTGGCTGtgtaaaaactaaaaataggCGTAGTAAcctatttttcttttattctgtGAATTTTAATGACCTATCTGTTCACTCATGTACGTAAATAATATTCTGATAAAATAACAAACATTTGAGCTCCCGCATTCAGGAATGTAAATCTGTCCTGCAGCGTACTCCACTGCCGCAGGTCTCCTGGCTCTTAAAGGGAATGTGAGGTGACACTCTGCTTTATAGCATGTTATGGCTCAAACACACCTATCACTTTTTGTGAGACTTGGTACAACCCTTTTAGAGCATGCGGCTGGAGCGGTGACTTGTTCTGGCATTAATCTAGCAAAATAGCTTTAGTTTGTGATTCAAAGCCCATGTTGAATTTTCTGCAGAGATCTTGAGCACCAGCTAAAGCAGTGCACTGAAGAGCTGTcagaatcccagaatgcacttgGGGAGAAGGAGCGGGAGCTGGAGAGACGTGACAGGGCGCTGCAAGACTCCAGGAGTATGTGTGGAGAGGGGGAGAGGCAGCTGGAGCAGCGGACTCAGGAGCTGCGAGATTCCCGAAATGCCGTGAGCCATCAAGAGCaggagctggccaggctcaggGACATCCTGAGGAGAACCGAGGAGGAACTGGACCAGCGGGTCGCCCTCCTTGGAGAAAGGTGCCTGCATCTGGAGGAGGAGAGAGGTACTGAGGCATGTTCTTTCCTCCTGTTTAAGCTGCCTTCAgaattttaggttttacttgAAGGTCTGGTTGATTTTAATATCTGGATCGCttaaatttgaggaagcacaaCGGTGATTCTGTCATTTTAGTGTCTGAGGTAACGGTTGCTTTGCCGCACAGGTAAAACGCAAGAGGAAGGGCTGAGGAGAGTGGAAGAACTGAAAGCAGAGATCACATCTCTGCAGGACAAGACAAAGGCAGACCAAGAGTCATACTGGCAGCTTCAGCAGGCCCACAGAGTCCTGGCTGAGCTTCTGGACGAAGAAAAGGTGAGCCCTTTTCTAATGTCAATACCCGTCTGACCTCATTTTAGATTGATTGGTGTGCTCTGGATGGCTGCATTTGGTAGTGAGCATGTCGTGGTGACCGCCCCTGTCCCCCTGCCTCAGTCACGGGCAAGCTCGCTGTCGGACTTGGTGGAGCGTCTGCAGGCGAAGACGGAGGCGGAGCGCTGCCAGCTGGAGTCGGAGCTTGAGGAGGTCCTGGAGGAGGTGTCTCAGCTGGAGGCGCAGGAGCAGCGCAGCGAGGAGGCCATGCAGCACCTGGAGCAAGTGAACCGGGAGCTGCAGATGGAGCTGAAGACGGTACAGGCTGAGGTGGAGAGGTCAGTGACTGGGGAGACCCTGGAGGGAGATTTGTATAGAAAGATTCATATAAACTGAAGCTTGGTTTAGGGTTTTATTGTTCTTAAGTGTTATGGGTGAATGTGGGATGGCAAGAGCCAGGTTGTGTTGAGCTGACAGAGAAATGCCTTTAATAGAAAGCATTTGGAAAGGGCAGAACTAGAAGAGCGCCACCACTTGGAAATGAGAGAACTGCAAGAGGGACACAGCCTGTCCTGGAAGAGGACTGGAGAGATGGCCACTGAGCTTGAGAGGTACTGGGGATGACAGGCCTACGATTCCTCAATAATTTTGTTTCACAGGAAGCAGTTTAATTATTGACTTGTGATGATTGGCAGCACCAAGAAGTCGTTGGCTGGCTCGATGCCCCTCGTAAAGGCTCGATgccaggagctggaggaggaggtgaaggaggtgaaacagcagctgcaggacagcCAGCTTTCCCTAGGCAAAGCTACAGATGATCATGCCAGGTGGGCTAACGCGTGATGCTGCTGTGAAAGGCTGAGCGGAGATGATGTGAAGCATGAACCTGTAAACTGACTGGAGGCAGATTTAATTTCATTGAGTAAATCCATCCCCTTTAGTTTGGGAGTCCTGAGTTTTTGGATTGTTTAAAACACTGCAGATTAACACAGCACATGTTTTGGCAAAACTAACTTCCATTTCTGATGATCTGGTTCAAGCTGTcactactttttttttctatttttaagcATGAATAAAAATCTGCCTCCTTTACTCGGTAATATGGTGAAAGGAAGACTGGACATGGCAAAATGAGGGTCTGAAGAGCAAAGGAAGTACAGGCAGTCCCAGCTTACGAGCAAGAGCTGTTCCCAAAAAATAACAAGTACATGATGATACAGTAGTAATGAAGTCGCTGCATATGGTACCGTTACTGCGTGTTCATCATGCATGATTGTAATTAACCCAAATTTTTTATATGATATGGCAGTCGCATCGTAAGTACAAGTTGTCTTCAAGTCAGACGTTCTTAACTTGGGGACAGCCTGTATGTTGGCAGCCATATAtaattttgtttgtgtgtgtttacaccGGATCCCCTGATTTCTTCCTACAGTGCAAAAACCTGATTATACTTCCTTAAGACTCACTTAATGGAGTGCCTAAACTGACCATATaaaaaatgtccaaaaataTTGCCCAATTTAATCATGAAATAGATCGATAGGTTATGCAATTATTAATATTGAGCATTAATAGCCGTAATCCTGTTTCActttatttttggaaaaatgTTCCACACTGTAACATGGATGCAGTCTTCCAGAATTTTCTGGAACTCTGAGCTAGTATGGACCCAAAATTAACTGGCTGATGTACTGATCTGAGGACAATAGCTAGCAGGAAAATACTGGCCTGATGTTAATCAGACTGTTTGGCTTGTTAATGATAGCTTGTAGTGCTCATTAAACCCGTGTGGTCTCTCAAAtcagcaggcaggaggggtaaATTAAAGCTGAATGCTGTAATGCTGTGGGTCATCTTTCTAATGTGTTTGGTCATTGACAGCCTGCAGTCGACTTTTGTATCAGAGACCTCCGAACCAGAATGTGTCAGTGATGGTCCATCATGCTTTGCGAAGTCTGGGCTCGTACCGATAGCCGGCTTTGGATGTGGATTTGCAGTGTGACAtttgtcttttttcttttatttatttatttaaatatgcatACTGTGACTATTTGTATTGCAGGGCATTGCTGGATGTGCAGACAAGGTTGGCTGAGAGGGATGCAGAGCTTCGGAGCACAGCAGAAAGTCACACCTCAGTGGTGGTCCAGCTCCAGTGTCAGGTGGACCAGGAGAAGAAAGAAAGCCAGGAGCTCCAGGGACTGCTGGAGCAGGAGCAGTCAGAGAAGGAGTCTTTGAAGGAGTCACTGGAGACGCGTCTTGCAGAAATCAAGGAGCTACAGACCCAACTGGAAGAGCTGCAGCAGGAGAAGCAGGATCTTCAAagacagacagagcaggaaaaaGTGGACCTGAAGAAGCAGATGGAGGATGAGAAGAGAGCCATTCAAAAGGAAATGGAAAGTGAGAGACTGGAGTTGGAGAagcagatggagcaggagaGGTGTGATTTTGAGAAGCAGATGGAGGAAAGGATCAACTATGAGGGGCTGAACGAGCCTGAGCTCCAGAAGGGGTGAGCGTGGTGCGAGGTGGAGAGAACATGGTGGTCTGTCTGCTTTACGATTCGACAGCACCGCCTCCTGATTCTGTGTTAGGTGTCTGTGATGTGTAACCAAGTACTTTAAAGACAGCATAGCTGCTCTAAAGTTATAATGTTACATCACTGTCGCTTATCTCTCAGCGCTGCAGACTCCACAGAGTCGGGCATCTGGCGAGAGCGCTACGAAGAGCTCTACGCCAAAGTTAAACCTTTCCAGGTAGGCAAGGCATCATTCTGAAAGCTCAGGGGTTCCCTGTGT from Paramormyrops kingsleyae isolate MSU_618 chromosome 10, PKINGS_0.4, whole genome shotgun sequence encodes the following:
- the hmmr gene encoding hyaluronan mediated motility receptor isoform X1; translated protein: MSFSRAPIKRFNEHIGCAPPPGSYEVKTGEVKGAVSFRKAERFRAAKAADLGSPAKDVLMSPMRRTMSADGLVSVQFAEGLNQRKEKSNVSAHIRQQKLLEREIRFLVQQRGEQDRVLQTLEEETRKMEAKLLAAVREKTGLSSNVASLERQMGELKKANEFLKAKVSADTAKKRINSLSLELIEAKNKLDVKDKELSYLQISLEGQVKLLEKELETSRVTLAAVKDRDGDLDQLYQDHKAQNEELTTENDKLNAVIHELRNDIEVLQGYLDTANEEIQCLRLKLQESSSEVDSKMSESMVKLRDLEHQLKQCTEELSESQNALGEKERELERRDRALQDSRSMCGEGERQLEQRTQELRDSRNAVSHQEQELARLRDILRRTEEELDQRVALLGERCLHLEEERGKTQEEGLRRVEELKAEITSLQDKTKADQESYWQLQQAHRVLAELLDEEKSRASSLSDLVERLQAKTEAERCQLESELEEVLEEVSQLEAQEQRSEEAMQHLEQVNRELQMELKTVQAEVERKHLERAELEERHHLEMRELQEGHSLSWKRTGEMATELESTKKSLAGSMPLVKARCQELEEEVKEVKQQLQDSQLSLGKATDDHARALLDVQTRLAERDAELRSTAESHTSVVVQLQCQVDQEKKESQELQGLLEQEQSEKESLKESLETRLAEIKELQTQLEELQQEKQDLQRQTEQEKVDLKKQMEDEKRAIQKEMESERLELEKQMEQERCDFEKQMEERINYEGLNEPELQKGAADSTESGIWRERYEELYAKVKPFQEQLDSFSEERDALLNKNGATQEELNRLADAYARLLGHQNQRQKIKHVMKLKEENISLKQEVSRLRAQMTRQKKDVEQLKASQVPRRFDPSKAFKHESKENHHPPSILRQEN
- the hmmr gene encoding hyaluronan mediated motility receptor isoform X2 yields the protein MSFSRAPIKRFNEHIGCAPPPGSYEVKTGEVKGAVSFRKAERFRAAKAADLGSPAKDVLMSPMRRTMSADGLAEGLNQRKEKSNVSAHIRQQKLLEREIRFLVQQRGEQDRVLQTLEEETRKMEAKLLAAVREKTGLSSNVASLERQMGELKKANEFLKAKVSADTAKKRINSLSLELIEAKNKLDVKDKELSYLQISLEGQVKLLEKELETSRVTLAAVKDRDGDLDQLYQDHKAQNEELTTENDKLNAVIHELRNDIEVLQGYLDTANEEIQCLRLKLQESSSEVDSKMSESMVKLRDLEHQLKQCTEELSESQNALGEKERELERRDRALQDSRSMCGEGERQLEQRTQELRDSRNAVSHQEQELARLRDILRRTEEELDQRVALLGERCLHLEEERGKTQEEGLRRVEELKAEITSLQDKTKADQESYWQLQQAHRVLAELLDEEKSRASSLSDLVERLQAKTEAERCQLESELEEVLEEVSQLEAQEQRSEEAMQHLEQVNRELQMELKTVQAEVERKHLERAELEERHHLEMRELQEGHSLSWKRTGEMATELESTKKSLAGSMPLVKARCQELEEEVKEVKQQLQDSQLSLGKATDDHARALLDVQTRLAERDAELRSTAESHTSVVVQLQCQVDQEKKESQELQGLLEQEQSEKESLKESLETRLAEIKELQTQLEELQQEKQDLQRQTEQEKVDLKKQMEDEKRAIQKEMESERLELEKQMEQERCDFEKQMEERINYEGLNEPELQKGAADSTESGIWRERYEELYAKVKPFQEQLDSFSEERDALLNKNGATQEELNRLADAYARLLGHQNQRQKIKHVMKLKEENISLKQEVSRLRAQMTRQKKDVEQLKASQVPRRFDPSKAFKHESKENHHPPSILRQEN